One genomic segment of Bdellovibrionales bacterium includes these proteins:
- the argH gene encoding argininosuccinate lyase, with protein MAKLWGGRFGKELHQEVLAFTSSIATDQRLWPHDIQGSQAHARMLGKCGIISLPDSEQIVRGLDSVAAKLSSGEWAFQAEAEDVHSEVERLLASEIGELAGKLHTARSRNDQVLLSTKLYLRAAVTDWLYELQGLRAVLKDLAKNHLNTLLPGLTHTQHAQPVSLAHHLMAYFWMLHRDGERLIDYKKRLNKCPLGVAALAGTGFSIDRQMVAKELQFDGVTENSLDTVGDRDFILELLSITSITMTHFSRLAEEFILWSTPEFGFLTLDDSVTTGSSIMPNKKNPDVAELIRGRTGVVFGQLMAALTLMKAVPLSYNRDFQEDKELIFKSLDILRGSTRMFVLMLENAKFHPDKMAKSLMGDTSNATDLADYLAKKGLPFRQAHEVVGKIVLHCALSGQPIESLDLMTFHQFSPLFESDVLSIVLHRAVMEARTSEGGTAPDAVSRQIKMAE; from the coding sequence ATGGCGAAGTTATGGGGCGGAAGATTTGGGAAGGAACTTCATCAAGAAGTTCTGGCCTTTACGAGTTCCATCGCCACAGATCAACGTCTTTGGCCACACGATATTCAGGGAAGCCAAGCTCATGCTCGAATGTTGGGAAAATGTGGGATCATTAGCCTTCCCGATTCTGAGCAGATTGTGCGCGGTCTCGACTCCGTTGCGGCCAAGCTTTCCTCAGGCGAGTGGGCGTTTCAGGCTGAGGCTGAGGATGTCCATTCGGAAGTAGAAAGGCTTCTTGCCTCCGAGATAGGAGAATTGGCGGGAAAACTTCATACAGCACGCAGTCGGAACGATCAGGTTTTGTTAAGCACAAAACTTTATTTGCGGGCTGCGGTCACTGATTGGCTCTATGAATTGCAGGGTCTTCGCGCGGTCTTGAAAGATCTTGCAAAAAATCATCTCAATACCTTGCTTCCCGGTTTGACTCACACTCAGCATGCGCAGCCAGTCAGTTTGGCTCATCATTTGATGGCTTATTTTTGGATGCTCCATCGAGACGGCGAGAGGCTCATCGATTACAAAAAGCGGCTCAATAAATGTCCACTTGGAGTAGCCGCTCTGGCTGGCACCGGATTTTCAATTGATAGGCAGATGGTAGCCAAAGAATTGCAATTTGATGGGGTCACCGAAAATAGCCTTGATACCGTCGGAGACAGAGATTTCATTTTAGAGTTGTTGTCCATCACTTCCATCACCATGACTCATTTCTCTCGTTTGGCCGAAGAATTTATTTTGTGGTCGACACCAGAGTTTGGATTTTTGACCCTTGACGACAGTGTGACCACCGGCAGTTCCATCATGCCTAATAAAAAGAATCCAGATGTCGCAGAGCTCATTCGGGGGCGTACGGGGGTTGTTTTTGGTCAATTGATGGCGGCCCTCACATTAATGAAAGCAGTACCCCTGAGTTATAATCGTGATTTTCAAGAGGATAAGGAACTCATTTTTAAATCTCTGGATATACTTCGTGGATCGACGCGCATGTTTGTTTTGATGCTAGAAAACGCAAAATTTCATCCAGACAAAATGGCAAAGAGTTTAATGGGTGATACCTCTAATGCGACTGATCTTGCCGATTACCTTGCGAAGAAGGGCTTGCCTTTTCGTCAGGCTCATGAGGTGGTTGGTAAAATTGTATTGCACTGCGCCTTATCTGGTCAACCAATTGAATCCTTGGATTTGATGACATTTCACCAGTTTTCTCCCCTTTTCGAATCAGATGTGCTCAGCATTGTACTTCATCGGGCAGTGATGGAAGCAAGGACGTCCGAAGGCGGAACAGCTCCAGACGCAGTAAGTCGTCAGATAAAAATGGCCGAATAG
- a CDS encoding flagellin FliC, translating to MGLRIHTNIASISAQRQLTKQQSRMEHAQQALASGSRIVTASDDAAGLAISENIRGQLAGIKMARNNAYNAGSLIQVSEGGLNEINNILIRLRELGVQAASDTVSEVERSFLNQEAQQMVDESDRIAKSTRFGNKTLLDGSGEELEYHVGPFSGEENIIRYKISADATASTLGIDGITVEDKESARSTLEAVDQAIVKLGNLRADFGAVQSRLQITTSNLDIQNENLSAAKSRIRDADVAFESSELTSAQVLQAASVSVLAAANQNGASALKLLS from the coding sequence ATGGGCTTAAGGATTCATACAAACATCGCTTCAATTAGCGCGCAGAGGCAGCTAACAAAACAGCAAAGTCGGATGGAGCATGCTCAGCAAGCTTTGGCCTCAGGCAGCCGAATTGTCACAGCCTCAGATGATGCGGCTGGATTGGCAATTTCGGAAAACATACGTGGCCAGCTCGCAGGAATAAAAATGGCTCGTAACAATGCCTACAATGCGGGCTCTCTGATTCAGGTCAGTGAGGGTGGTCTGAATGAGATCAATAATATTCTCATTCGTTTACGTGAATTAGGTGTACAGGCAGCTTCTGACACTGTCTCAGAAGTAGAGAGAAGTTTTCTCAATCAAGAAGCCCAACAAATGGTTGATGAATCCGACAGGATTGCGAAGTCAACTCGATTTGGAAATAAGACCTTACTGGACGGGTCTGGCGAAGAATTGGAATATCATGTGGGTCCATTTTCAGGAGAGGAAAATATTATTCGGTATAAAATTTCTGCCGACGCGACGGCCTCTACATTGGGAATCGACGGTATTACGGTGGAAGACAAAGAGTCGGCTCGGTCTACTTTGGAAGCTGTTGATCAAGCGATCGTCAAGCTCGGAAATTTGAGAGCGGATTTTGGCGCGGTCCAGAGTCGTTTGCAAATTACGACTTCTAACTTAGATATCCAAAATGAGAATTTATCTGCTGCAAAATCACGGATAAGGGATGCCGATGTGGCATTTGAGTCGTCTGAATTGACCTCAGCGCAAGTTCTTCAAGCTGCTTCGGTCTCGGTTCTCGCAGCGGCCAATCAAAATGGAGCATCGGCTCTTAAGTTGCTCAGTTGA
- a CDS encoding argininosuccinate synthase produces MSKTVVLVYSGGLDTSICIPLMREEYGYERIVTVTVDVGQPQSDLDQAQDKARALGTEHYTVDAKEEFAKDYCFKALQANGDYQGYPMSTSIARPVIGAKAAEIARKVNATSFAHGCTGKGNDQFRIEFAIRAMIPEAVIHAPIRERNMTRSWEIDYAKKRNIPIQQSLDKIWSIDENLWGRSVEGGRLEEPNFVPPEEIYQWTLSPEKALAVPESITLKFEKGVPIEFNGKRLSPAQMVVHLNRLAGAHGIGRIDIMEDRMLGLKVRENYECPAATILLKAHRALENLVLTREEIRFKSLVDQEWSRMAYEGLWWDPLKENLEAFIDQTQLRVDGLVQLKLFKGVAQVIGRESKWALYNEDLASFDSTTFNQNESTGQVKNFGMQSRMYYQLKRANT; encoded by the coding sequence ATGTCAAAAACTGTTGTGTTGGTATATTCTGGGGGATTGGACACATCTATTTGTATTCCGTTAATGCGAGAAGAATATGGTTACGAGCGAATTGTGACAGTAACTGTCGATGTGGGACAACCGCAGTCCGACCTGGATCAGGCACAGGACAAGGCAAGGGCGTTGGGAACTGAGCATTACACCGTTGATGCAAAAGAGGAATTTGCCAAAGACTATTGCTTTAAGGCACTCCAAGCCAATGGGGATTATCAGGGGTATCCTATGAGCACATCAATTGCTCGTCCTGTCATTGGAGCTAAAGCTGCAGAGATTGCACGCAAGGTGAATGCGACCTCCTTTGCTCACGGATGCACCGGCAAAGGCAACGATCAATTTCGGATTGAATTTGCAATTCGGGCGATGATTCCTGAAGCCGTTATTCACGCACCTATTCGAGAACGGAACATGACTCGGAGTTGGGAAATCGATTATGCAAAAAAGCGAAATATTCCAATTCAACAGAGCTTAGATAAGATCTGGTCAATTGACGAGAATCTCTGGGGAAGATCAGTTGAGGGAGGACGCCTCGAGGAACCGAATTTCGTTCCTCCAGAGGAGATTTATCAGTGGACTTTGAGTCCAGAGAAGGCCTTGGCTGTACCGGAATCGATCACTCTCAAATTTGAAAAGGGCGTTCCAATCGAATTCAATGGCAAAAGACTGAGTCCGGCACAGATGGTTGTTCACTTGAATCGGTTGGCTGGCGCTCATGGAATTGGCCGCATCGATATTATGGAAGATCGTATGTTAGGTTTGAAGGTAAGGGAAAATTACGAGTGTCCCGCGGCAACGATTCTTCTCAAAGCTCACAGGGCATTAGAAAATCTAGTTCTTACAAGAGAGGAAATTCGATTTAAGTCTTTGGTTGACCAAGAATGGAGTCGAATGGCTTATGAAGGTCTTTGGTGGGATCCATTAAAGGAGAATCTCGAAGCATTCATAGACCAGACACAGTTGAGAGTGGATGGCCTTGTGCAGTTGAAATTATTCAAAGGTGTGGCTCAGGTCATTGGTCGTGAATCCAAATGGGCACTTTATAATGAAGACCTTGCGAGTTTTGACTCTACGACTTTTAATCAGAATGAGAGCACGGGGCAGGTTAAGAATTTTGGCATGCAATCACGCATGTATTATCAGCTCAAGAGGGCAAATACGTAA